In a genomic window of Lycium ferocissimum isolate CSIRO_LF1 chromosome 9, AGI_CSIRO_Lferr_CH_V1, whole genome shotgun sequence:
- the LOC132031400 gene encoding transmembrane emp24 domain-containing protein p24beta2-like, which yields MMRNRLSEVWILVTILVVACRINGAFGIRFVIEKEECFSHKVEMGETVHYSFVVIKSEGDWHYSEEGVDLVVKGPSGEQIHDLRDKISEKSEFTSHHEGVYRFCFTNKSPYHETIDFDLHAAHFVYHDEHAKDEHFKPLFEHIGKLEEALYNIQFEQHWLEAQTDRQAIVNEGMSKRAIYKALFESSALICVSFLQVFLLKHLFERKLGQSRV from the exons ATG ATGAGAAACCGGTTATCTGAAGTTTGGATCTTGGTTACAATATTGGTGGTGGCATGTAGGATCAATGGGGCATTTGGGATTAGATTTgtaattgaaaaagaagaatGTTTTTCACATAAGGTTGAAATGGGAGAAACAGTTCATTATTCATTTGTTGTTATCAAGTCTGAAGGTGATTGGCATTATAGTGAAGAGGGTGTTGATCTTGTG GTGAAGGGGCCTTCTGGAGAACAGATTCATGATCTTCGTGACAAAATAAGCGAGAAGTCCGAGTTTACATCTCATCATGAAGGAGTTTATCGTTTCTGTTTCACTAACAAGTCGCCGTATCATGAAACTATTGACTTTGATCTACATGCTGCTCACTTTGTATACCACGATGAGCATGCAAAAGATG AGCATTTCAAGCCTTTGTTTGAGCACATTGGAAAGCTAGAGGAAGCTTTGTACAACATTCAGTTTGAGCAGCACTGGCTAGAGGCCCAGACAGACCGTCAGGCGATAG TGAATGAAGGAATGAGCAAGAGAGCAATCTACAAAGCTCTGTTTGAGTCTTCAGCTCTTATTTGTGTTAGTTTTCTGCAAGTGTTCCTGCTCAAGCATTTGTTCGAACGAAAGCTGGGGCAGTCCAGAGTTTAG